The Niastella koreensis GR20-10 genome includes a window with the following:
- a CDS encoding TonB-dependent receptor, with translation MKLRTWCIRSGQILAKPVLVFAGFLVFLTIFNPAIIQAENGRGGITIRDENVSIQKVFQSIEKQSGYRFFYNETLLQGAVKVTLNLQNVSLQVALDACFRNQPLSYAIVDKTIIVKRKQQQSSAPIPTAVSFSNPGKGKLIAVSGKVTSNNLPVAGASIMIKGSDNGASTDKDGVFTLAEVDEDATLIISSVSHETREIKVNGQGFITIDLDQKASDLDEAVVVAYNTTTKRMNTGAVTVVKGEDIQNLPNRSVDKSLQGLVPGLLVTSGTGQPGGGLSNFVLRGISTAGNVVNPPSVIRNPLIVVDGIPVTQDAYPSQSNFSQSETAVVNPMAQLNPSDIDNISVLKDASAVALYGAKASNGVILITTKKGKAGKTRISFRSQADVAKRLKGKVEMLNRDEYLDLLFETYANSGYTNQDSIRSKLYKQFPVQVNGTDTSFYPFTNWEDELFAKTASTLSNELSVSGGTDKTNFYLNLEYTKQDGIVKTTGYDRKSIRFNFENRPVNWLKLGVNTALSYNIQDFSSLIGGDYYAIAYLNTPLNPNRLSDGNYYLNFSDPFLAANPAAVLQYNKNRNTSFRGLTKLYGEVSFLKHFKFSAALGTDFMFLDAYQKYDPRLYDPTTGATPGGATAGRIQQQNTRNSNLITTNILNYTSTLGVKHSINVLAGQEAQILYTKNLSVTGTGFRNVDETQVINTATKSPSDLVLKQTLLSYFGQTNYGYDNKYFLTASIRTDGSSLFGTQNRFRTFWSTGAGWVATEEKFLKSSQSWLSYLKLRGSIGAAGNSFVIDQATRFQLLSNYTYLNTIGLASTFGTAGNPGIKPERTFNWDAGLEVHFWNNRIGVTADVYKKKTKDVIYSIDLPLATGFQNERNNLGDMENKGVELSLFADIIKCRNFQWSINANWSTNKNVLTKANVQQFSSSGVLLNKVGKNFNSFYMLRWAGVNPDNGSAQWLDSAGNIISTYSSAAKDKVYVGKPQPDGFGAITHNITYKNFQISAIFYYQYGFQVYDNSGVNLTNDGSLALLNQDKRALDRWRKPGDEALNPKRFLNNTNPAKQSTRFLFNGDYIRLQTLTLGYTIPVQIAHRLNLNSVRAYVSGYNMAVWTKYPGGDISNTNAVGQNGFSYPNQKSWSFGLNINL, from the coding sequence ATGAAATTACGGACCTGGTGCATCCGTAGCGGTCAGATTTTGGCCAAACCTGTATTGGTATTTGCAGGATTTCTTGTTTTTTTAACGATTTTTAATCCGGCCATTATACAAGCCGAAAATGGCCGGGGCGGGATTACGATCCGGGATGAGAATGTATCCATTCAGAAAGTCTTTCAAAGCATCGAAAAGCAAAGCGGGTACCGTTTTTTTTACAATGAAACATTGCTGCAGGGAGCTGTCAAAGTTACCCTTAATCTGCAGAATGTAAGTCTGCAGGTGGCGCTGGACGCCTGTTTCCGTAATCAGCCATTGAGCTATGCTATAGTGGATAAAACGATCATTGTAAAAAGAAAGCAGCAGCAGTCTTCCGCACCTATCCCGACTGCCGTTTCTTTTTCTAACCCAGGTAAGGGTAAGCTCATTGCGGTAAGCGGTAAAGTAACCAGTAACAACCTTCCGGTAGCCGGCGCCAGTATCATGATCAAAGGCTCCGACAATGGCGCCAGTACCGACAAGGATGGGGTTTTTACGCTGGCTGAAGTGGATGAGGATGCTACTTTAATAATAAGCAGTGTAAGTCATGAAACGCGGGAAATTAAAGTGAATGGGCAGGGGTTTATAACAATTGATCTGGATCAGAAAGCCAGTGACCTTGATGAAGCGGTGGTGGTAGCGTATAATACCACAACCAAAAGGATGAATACCGGGGCGGTAACCGTGGTGAAAGGAGAGGATATTCAAAACCTGCCTAACAGATCGGTTGATAAATCCCTCCAGGGGCTTGTTCCTGGGTTATTGGTGACCAGTGGTACAGGACAGCCGGGTGGTGGATTGAGTAATTTTGTGCTAAGAGGGATATCTACAGCTGGCAATGTTGTAAACCCGCCGTCTGTAATAAGAAATCCGTTAATTGTTGTTGATGGTATTCCTGTTACACAGGATGCTTATCCATCTCAATCAAACTTTTCCCAGTCAGAAACTGCTGTTGTAAATCCAATGGCTCAGTTAAATCCTTCAGACATTGATAATATCTCCGTGTTAAAAGATGCGTCTGCTGTGGCCCTGTATGGCGCTAAAGCCAGTAATGGCGTTATTTTAATTACTACTAAAAAGGGGAAAGCGGGTAAAACAAGAATAAGTTTCCGGAGCCAGGCTGATGTTGCAAAAAGACTGAAGGGAAAAGTTGAAATGCTTAACCGGGATGAATACCTGGATCTTTTATTTGAAACGTACGCTAATTCCGGTTATACAAATCAGGATTCTATAAGATCTAAATTGTATAAACAATTTCCGGTTCAGGTTAATGGTACCGATACCAGTTTTTATCCATTTACCAATTGGGAAGATGAGCTTTTTGCAAAAACCGCTTCTACCTTAAGTAATGAGCTATCTGTATCCGGTGGAACTGACAAAACTAATTTCTATCTGAATTTAGAATATACGAAACAGGATGGCATAGTAAAAACAACTGGTTATGACCGCAAATCCATTCGTTTCAACTTCGAAAACCGCCCGGTTAACTGGTTAAAGCTGGGCGTGAATACCGCCTTGTCTTACAATATTCAGGATTTTAGTTCCTTAATAGGAGGAGATTATTATGCTATCGCATATTTAAATACACCATTGAACCCAAACCGCCTGAGTGATGGAAACTATTATTTAAACTTCTCAGATCCTTTTCTTGCTGCAAATCCGGCTGCCGTTCTACAGTATAATAAGAACCGTAATACCAGTTTTCGGGGACTGACCAAATTGTACGGGGAAGTAAGCTTTCTGAAACATTTTAAATTTAGCGCTGCCTTAGGTACCGACTTTATGTTTTTAGACGCGTATCAGAAATATGATCCACGTTTATATGATCCAACAACCGGCGCAACGCCAGGCGGTGCAACAGCAGGGCGTATTCAACAGCAAAACACCCGTAACTCAAACCTGATCACTACTAATATCCTGAACTATACCAGCACTCTTGGCGTCAAACATAGTATAAATGTGCTGGCAGGTCAGGAAGCTCAGATACTATACACTAAAAATTTAAGTGTAACGGGAACAGGATTTAGAAATGTTGATGAAACACAGGTTATAAATACTGCCACCAAATCTCCCAGTGATTTAGTATTGAAACAAACCCTGCTTTCTTATTTTGGCCAAACTAATTACGGGTATGATAATAAATATTTTTTAACAGCAAGCATAAGAACAGATGGCTCTTCCCTGTTCGGAACTCAGAATAGATTCAGGACCTTTTGGTCAACAGGTGCAGGCTGGGTGGCAACAGAAGAAAAATTTCTAAAAAGCAGCCAGTCCTGGTTGAGTTATTTAAAATTGCGGGGAAGCATCGGCGCTGCAGGTAATTCATTTGTTATAGACCAGGCAACACGCTTTCAGTTATTATCAAACTATACTTATTTAAATACTATAGGTCTTGCATCAACTTTTGGAACAGCCGGTAATCCTGGTATAAAACCCGAAAGAACTTTTAACTGGGATGCAGGTTTGGAAGTTCACTTTTGGAATAACAGGATCGGAGTAACAGCAGACGTGTATAAAAAGAAGACAAAGGATGTAATATATTCCATTGACCTGCCACTGGCTACCGGTTTCCAGAATGAAAGAAACAATTTGGGTGATATGGAAAACAAGGGAGTTGAGTTGTCGCTTTTTGCAGATATTATAAAATGCCGAAATTTTCAGTGGAGCATAAATGCTAACTGGAGCACCAATAAAAATGTACTGACAAAAGCCAATGTTCAACAATTTAGTTCTTCAGGTGTCTTACTCAACAAGGTTGGTAAGAATTTCAACTCTTTCTACATGCTTCGTTGGGCAGGAGTAAATCCGGATAATGGCAGCGCCCAATGGCTGGATTCTGCAGGTAATATCATCTCAACCTATTCGTCAGCTGCAAAAGACAAGGTATATGTTGGGAAACCGCAGCCGGATGGATTTGGGGCCATCACTCATAATATTACTTACAAAAATTTTCAGATCTCAGCCATTTTTTATTACCAGTATGGATTCCAGGTATATGATAATTCCGGGGTTAATTTAACAAACGACGGCAGCCTTGCCTTGCTTAACCAGGACAAACGTGCATTGGATCGTTGGCGGAAGCCAGGTGACGAAGCCTTAAATCCCAAGAGGTTTCTTAATAACACAAACCCTGCAAAACAATCTACCCGGTTTTTATTTAATGGAGATTATATCAGATTACAGACCCTTACTTTAGGATATACAATTCCGGTTCAGATCGCCCATCGCCTGAACCTGAATTCGGTCCGGGCATACGTTTCAGGATATAATATGGCTGTTTGGACCAAATATCCCGGCGGGGATATTTCAAATACCAATGCGGTTGGACAAAATGGCTTTTCCTATCCAAATCAAAAGTCCTGGTCATTCGGGTTGAACATAAATCTTTAA
- a CDS encoding metallophosphoesterase codes for MIVSDAPPTNQSSYYDYYKQQHIDFSDSLGIWVYKFDTTTLRNSESFIKEKIDNKQVKWLVNIGEPGLIRLPFLRQSIFINAGDSLRINFVNNQPVITGKGMESFNLQLSIFQYQNDILKHLSHYVKIKSVQDFTDWEKYSDDKLEFILRQLDLYKSKIPAVMYELIKNRAIKEVEFQRTEAYLVLNDYRVKNADCRLTVSDMKNIADSTLNKPWAKWLRNQADYIGDNETWYFYQYARVQVFNKVGWNWEADNFNTGAKRNLLYYQEIKTLYTGLLRERLLQFILAEEIIKDLGYLHPLTKVLLRDYYNQPGFRDYKLWMRNFEKTAAVKYNFKDEYEVIALDFRLKDINGNVYSIQNFRNKITLLNFWDNRYPSGCDSMALALQRVRQSFKGDTNVAFVNVFTDADKDKWLKAIKQKEKFELGILNLTTGSTNNDMLEDYGINSCPDVVLLGVSGEIAEHPVPDPRSDNGTSLINLIRTKLAQLNDGPYLFYKGDTLQMDYIIRSLPVTESSVKNKSITFQVSTDQYPNTFSVTLKSSLQNEPAIYPQPEKQLVLSDIEGNFDAFRKLLQANGVIDEQYNWTFGKGHLIFIGDMFDRGQQVTECLWLTYALEDKARAAGGYVHFILGNHEILNLSNDQRYVQEKYKHNIILLKLKYKDLFTGDTELGRWLRTKNIMEKIGDVLYLHAGVAREVNQLDLSLQQINDKVRPHLDNRDEFKTNNSQPQLMALFNGKTSPFWYRGYYKGRDQESIIDSTLRKFQVSHIITGHTIVADTISVHYGGKVINTDVHHAEGKSEALLIEHDRFFRLGRSGVIKELIANEQPITMQYTR; via the coding sequence ATGATAGTTTCTGATGCGCCTCCGACAAATCAGAGTAGTTATTATGATTATTATAAACAACAACATATTGATTTTAGTGATTCGTTAGGGATATGGGTATATAAGTTTGACACAACAACCCTGCGGAATTCGGAATCATTTATAAAAGAAAAGATTGACAACAAACAGGTGAAATGGCTGGTAAATATAGGAGAGCCAGGATTGATACGTTTGCCATTTCTAAGACAGTCGATCTTTATTAATGCAGGTGACAGTCTCCGGATCAATTTTGTGAATAACCAGCCTGTAATTACAGGTAAAGGGATGGAGTCTTTTAACCTGCAGCTTTCCATTTTTCAATACCAGAATGATATTCTAAAACACTTGTCACACTATGTAAAGATTAAATCTGTTCAGGACTTTACAGACTGGGAAAAGTATTCTGATGACAAACTGGAATTTATTCTCCGGCAGCTCGATTTATATAAAAGTAAAATACCTGCGGTAATGTATGAGCTGATCAAAAACAGGGCAATAAAGGAGGTCGAATTTCAAAGAACCGAAGCTTATCTGGTATTGAATGATTATCGTGTTAAAAATGCAGACTGTAGGTTGACTGTAAGTGATATGAAAAATATTGCAGATAGTACCCTGAATAAACCCTGGGCAAAATGGTTACGGAATCAGGCCGATTATATCGGCGATAATGAGACCTGGTATTTTTACCAGTATGCCAGGGTACAGGTTTTTAATAAAGTGGGATGGAATTGGGAAGCTGATAATTTCAATACCGGCGCCAAAAGAAACCTTCTTTACTACCAGGAGATCAAAACCCTGTATACCGGTTTGTTAAGGGAAAGGTTATTGCAATTTATACTGGCCGAAGAAATAATTAAAGATTTGGGTTATTTACATCCTTTAACAAAAGTATTGTTGCGGGATTATTATAACCAACCAGGCTTTCGGGATTATAAACTTTGGATGCGGAACTTTGAAAAAACGGCGGCTGTTAAATATAACTTCAAAGACGAATACGAAGTAATTGCATTGGATTTCAGGTTAAAGGATATTAATGGCAACGTGTATTCTATTCAAAATTTTAGAAATAAAATTACTTTACTAAATTTCTGGGATAACCGTTATCCCAGCGGTTGTGATTCAATGGCCCTGGCTTTGCAGCGGGTGCGGCAAAGTTTCAAAGGTGATACCAATGTTGCTTTTGTAAATGTATTTACTGATGCTGATAAGGATAAATGGCTGAAGGCAATAAAGCAAAAGGAAAAATTTGAGTTGGGAATACTGAACCTCACTACAGGCAGTACAAATAACGACATGCTTGAAGATTATGGTATTAATTCCTGTCCAGATGTTGTTTTACTGGGAGTGAGCGGAGAGATAGCTGAACACCCTGTTCCTGATCCACGTTCAGATAATGGTACAAGCCTGATAAATCTTATAAGAACAAAACTGGCTCAGCTCAATGATGGTCCTTATCTATTCTATAAAGGTGATACCCTGCAAATGGATTACATTATTAGATCATTGCCGGTAACAGAAAGCAGCGTTAAGAATAAATCAATTACATTTCAGGTAAGCACTGATCAATATCCAAATACATTTTCAGTAACATTAAAATCGTCCCTGCAAAACGAACCGGCCATTTATCCTCAGCCAGAAAAACAATTAGTGCTTTCTGATATTGAAGGCAATTTTGATGCCTTTCGTAAATTATTACAGGCAAATGGGGTTATCGATGAACAGTATAATTGGACATTTGGTAAGGGGCATTTGATTTTCATAGGAGATATGTTCGACCGTGGACAACAGGTTACTGAGTGTCTTTGGCTAACATATGCATTGGAAGATAAAGCCCGGGCCGCCGGAGGATATGTGCATTTTATATTGGGCAATCATGAAATACTTAACCTGTCCAACGATCAACGATACGTTCAGGAAAAATACAAACACAATATTATACTGTTGAAGTTAAAGTATAAAGATCTGTTTACCGGCGATACAGAATTGGGCCGCTGGCTACGGACTAAAAACATAATGGAAAAGATTGGAGATGTGCTTTATTTGCATGCGGGTGTTGCGAGGGAAGTAAATCAACTTGATTTGTCATTACAGCAAATAAATGATAAAGTACGTCCACACCTGGATAACCGGGATGAATTTAAAACAAATAACAGCCAGCCGCAGCTAATGGCGCTTTTTAACGGCAAAACATCGCCTTTCTGGTACCGTGGGTACTATAAAGGCCGCGACCAGGAAAGCATTATTGACAGCACATTGCGAAAGTTTCAGGTATCACATATTATAACCGGTCATACTATAGTGGCAGACACCATTAGTGTTCATTATGGGGGTAAGGTTATTAATACCGACGTTCACCATGCTGAGGGTAAATCTGAGGCATTGCTGATTGAACATGACAGGTTTTTCCGTTTAGGTAGGTCAGGCGTGATAAAAGAATTGATAGCAAACGAACAACCAATTACAATGCAGTATACCAGGTGA
- a CDS encoding RagB/SusD family nutrient uptake outer membrane protein produces MDVTNPATVTREANVYDLNTTSAYLNGVYVNIAKDLFSFGSITAYPEIIADNLKPSGASVPYLFPEYSWSQLSSKNTVDAANSENVNKIWLNGYGIIRACNFVLEKSEEYRSENSQKADNMKAQALAIRAYINFLLVNTFAQAYNFTTDASHPGIPVVTSSDWAAPISDRQTVAGVYNAMIDDLNAAIPLFQAGTPSALTMNKNAAKALLARVYLFKGDYTAAKNTAREVGATVPIMPASSTGYPSKLFTTTETEALFQLSPSNSSSTTFSSVFVGATFVTYNYYLSTADMALLLKQYPSDIRAGWVTSSGTTWKVTKYPQGVIANYTIPAASYYQTIIRSSEMYLTAAEAYAQISNEDSARYYVNQIRSRATLPALPNTVTGASLLDSIYTERRRELCFEGLRMFDLLRWKKGVSRVDVWGNNKSLPYPSNKAIAPLPQQDVEGYQLTQNLDY; encoded by the coding sequence TTGGACGTAACAAATCCTGCTACCGTAACCAGAGAAGCTAATGTATATGACCTGAATACAACAAGCGCTTATTTAAATGGGGTATATGTCAATATTGCTAAAGATCTTTTTTCATTTGGGAGTATAACGGCATACCCGGAAATAATTGCCGACAATCTAAAACCGTCAGGCGCCAGTGTCCCTTATCTTTTTCCGGAATACAGCTGGTCACAATTATCCAGCAAAAACACTGTTGATGCAGCAAATTCTGAAAATGTAAATAAAATCTGGTTAAATGGTTACGGAATTATCCGCGCCTGCAATTTTGTGTTGGAAAAATCAGAAGAATACAGAAGCGAAAATTCCCAAAAGGCTGATAATATGAAAGCCCAGGCACTGGCAATCCGGGCTTATATAAATTTTCTTCTTGTAAATACATTTGCCCAGGCTTACAATTTTACGACAGATGCATCACATCCGGGCATACCTGTTGTCACCAGTTCAGACTGGGCCGCTCCAATTAGTGATCGCCAAACTGTAGCCGGGGTATACAATGCCATGATCGATGACCTGAATGCCGCCATTCCATTGTTTCAGGCAGGAACGCCCAGTGCGCTTACTATGAATAAAAATGCGGCAAAGGCCCTGCTGGCAAGAGTTTACCTGTTTAAGGGAGATTATACTGCTGCAAAAAATACGGCAAGAGAAGTTGGCGCAACTGTACCTATTATGCCGGCGTCCTCAACTGGTTACCCCTCGAAACTATTTACGACTACTGAAACGGAAGCTTTGTTTCAGTTGAGCCCATCCAACTCCAGTTCTACCACATTCAGTTCTGTATTCGTAGGGGCAACATTTGTTACTTATAATTATTATTTATCTACTGCCGATATGGCCTTATTGCTAAAGCAATATCCATCTGATATTCGTGCAGGCTGGGTTACCAGTAGTGGTACTACCTGGAAAGTAACCAAATATCCCCAGGGGGTTATAGCCAACTATACTATTCCTGCAGCCTCTTATTATCAAACTATAATCCGGTCTTCTGAAATGTACCTTACTGCTGCAGAAGCCTATGCTCAAATTAGTAATGAAGACAGTGCCAGGTATTATGTAAATCAAATAAGATCAAGAGCAACGCTGCCTGCATTGCCCAATACAGTAACCGGTGCTTCGTTGCTGGACTCTATTTATACCGAGCGCAGAAGAGAATTATGTTTTGAAGGGCTCCGGATGTTCGATCTGTTACGTTGGAAGAAGGGTGTAAGCAGGGTAGACGTATGGGGGAATAATAAAAGCCTGCCTTATCCAAGCAACAAGGCGATTGCTCCTTTACCCCAACAGGATGTTGAAGGATATCAGCTTACGCAGAACCTGGATTATTAG
- a CDS encoding FecR family protein, with translation MNLVVKRIASLIIKQWRGELTVEESIELEQWAGENQRNRDLLQQLTHDETLRQELINYYEAENAKEAVWRKIDRATTETTPVIPFPVQHTKRYRYLAAAVTTAAVLTTVAYFWLQNKPGPATKQVAQTATNDVLPGGNKAILKLSDGKTIVLDNAQNGLLAEQGAVQIEKQEGELSYSSPTPATTVSYNTLATPAGGQFQVKLPDGTRVWLNASSSITYPTAFIGNERRVTITGEGYFEVAHHAEKPFIVNVNNKEEVTVLGTHFNINAYDDESSIRTTLLQGSVKVGSRQWAEGRGQKTKLEQSVVLKPGEQAIAIANPLTTHHSPLTIDHSPNLEQVIAWKNGEFLFESADISTLMRQVARWYDIEVVYPEGKPTDKFSGKIGRNVNLSQLLKILEYSEVRFELKGRTLIVRN, from the coding sequence ATGAATTTAGTAGTTAAAAGAATTGCATCCCTTATTATTAAACAGTGGCGGGGAGAATTGACGGTAGAAGAATCGATAGAACTGGAACAATGGGCTGGCGAAAACCAGCGTAACCGAGATTTGCTGCAACAGTTGACGCATGATGAAACCTTGCGCCAGGAGCTGATCAACTATTATGAAGCGGAAAATGCAAAAGAAGCCGTATGGAGAAAAATTGACCGTGCTACAACTGAAACCACACCTGTTATTCCTTTCCCTGTACAACATACAAAGCGGTACAGGTACCTGGCCGCTGCGGTAACTACAGCAGCGGTATTAACAACCGTAGCTTATTTCTGGTTGCAGAATAAACCCGGGCCCGCCACAAAACAGGTAGCGCAAACTGCCACCAACGATGTATTGCCCGGTGGTAATAAGGCCATCCTGAAACTCAGCGATGGAAAAACTATTGTACTGGATAATGCCCAAAACGGGTTATTGGCCGAACAGGGCGCCGTGCAGATAGAAAAGCAGGAAGGTGAGTTGAGCTATTCCTCCCCAACACCGGCAACAACCGTATCATATAACACCCTCGCCACACCGGCGGGCGGACAATTCCAGGTAAAATTGCCTGATGGCACACGGGTATGGCTGAATGCTTCTTCGTCCATTACATATCCTACTGCCTTCATTGGAAATGAGCGCAGGGTTACCATCACCGGTGAAGGGTATTTTGAAGTGGCGCACCATGCGGAAAAGCCATTCATTGTGAATGTGAACAATAAAGAAGAAGTGACCGTGCTGGGGACGCACTTTAATATTAACGCATACGATGATGAAAGCAGCATTCGAACTACGTTGTTGCAGGGCTCTGTGAAAGTAGGCAGCAGGCAATGGGCTGAGGGCAGAGGACAGAAGACAAAGCTAGAACAATCAGTCGTGCTGAAACCAGGAGAACAGGCTATTGCAATCGCAAACCCTCTCACTACTCACCACTCACCACTCACCATTGACCATTCACCAAACCTTGAACAGGTGATTGCCTGGAAAAATGGTGAGTTCCTGTTTGAAAGCGCCGACATCAGTACGCTGATGCGGCAGGTAGCCCGGTGGTACGATATAGAGGTCGTTTATCCTGAAGGAAAACCAACGGATAAATTCAGCGGGAAGATTGGACGGAATGTAAACCTGAGCCAGTTATTGAAGATCCTGGAGTATTCCGAAGTTAGGTTTGAACTGAAAGGCCGCACGCTAATTGTGAGAAACTGA